A stretch of Verrucomicrobiota bacterium DNA encodes these proteins:
- a CDS encoding Uma2 family endonuclease — protein MSAVARHTGWISPEEYLVGEHTSEVRHEYVNGHVYAMAGASDDHNRIVGNIHGELRERLRGKRCEPFMADMKVKIPPTFEDIYYYPDVIVVCDPADDAKYYRERPSVILEVLSPESERTDRREKAIVYRLIPGLEVYVLVEQDRMAATVLRRAEPGWQSEILAGAGAILKLENIGVSIPLERLYERTAVVGANRSTSARTGETLDQSLSKA, from the coding sequence ATGAGTGCGGTGGCCCGGCACACAGGTTGGATTTCCCCGGAGGAATACCTCGTGGGTGAGCACACATCCGAAGTCCGCCACGAATACGTGAACGGGCATGTTTATGCGATGGCCGGTGCGAGCGACGACCACAATCGCATTGTGGGCAACATCCATGGCGAGCTTCGTGAGCGGCTGCGTGGGAAGCGCTGCGAGCCATTCATGGCCGACATGAAAGTTAAGATCCCTCCAACTTTCGAAGATATCTATTATTACCCCGACGTGATCGTTGTTTGCGATCCGGCGGATGATGCGAAGTATTACCGGGAACGGCCGAGCGTCATCCTCGAAGTTCTTTCGCCGGAGTCCGAAAGGACTGACCGCCGGGAAAAGGCGATCGTATATCGTCTCATCCCTGGGCTCGAGGTCTATGTCCTCGTCGAGCAGGACCGTATGGCCGCGACTGTCTTACGGAGGGCTGAACCCGGCTGGCAAAGTGAAATTCTGGCCGGCGCAGGCGCCATCCTGAAACTTGAAAACATTGGGGTGTCTATTCCACTGGAGCGGCTTTACGAGCGGACCGCGGTTGTCGGCGCCAACCGTTCCACATCGGCGCGCACTGGAGAAACTCTTGATCAATCCCTATCAAAAGCCTGA
- a CDS encoding radical SAM protein, producing the protein MLPSLVHRTLRTADKRCIAKFLWNFGVKGLLSVEKFKRRIKRGEYFPPFLYLSIINSCNLRCQGCWVDVEEKDAIDLDTLNRTITDAKRHGNSFFGILGGEPFMHPQLLEMLAAHPDCYFQLFTNGQFITEKIADRLRELGNATPLVSIEGREIVSDERRGRSGVFSKTMRGLENCLRARLLTGVATSVCQTNIDELLTEEWLRELIRRGVHYVWYHSYRPVGPKPNFQLALRPDQLVRTRRFVVEMRAKVPIAIIDAYYDDRGQALCPMATGISHHISPRGDIEPCPILQFAVENIRDERGLFETMRQSSFLRDFRELPAKATRGCVVLERPDLVRELVLKHGARDTTARGTAMAELEAMTPRFSQWLPGEEVPEKHWMYKLAKRFWFNDFDAYARAEHDATASAKAKELMEFDDEQDVGRVMGTLDKG; encoded by the coding sequence ATGCTTCCCTCCCTCGTCCATCGCACCCTCCGCACCGCTGACAAACGGTGCATCGCGAAGTTCCTCTGGAACTTCGGCGTAAAAGGCTTGCTGTCGGTCGAAAAATTCAAGCGCCGGATCAAGCGCGGCGAATACTTCCCGCCCTTCCTTTACCTCTCGATCATCAACTCCTGCAATCTCCGTTGCCAGGGTTGCTGGGTGGACGTCGAGGAGAAGGATGCCATCGATCTCGACACGTTGAACCGCACGATCACGGACGCCAAGCGGCACGGGAATTCGTTCTTCGGGATTCTCGGCGGCGAACCGTTCATGCACCCGCAGCTTCTCGAAATGCTCGCCGCGCATCCGGATTGCTATTTCCAACTGTTCACGAACGGCCAGTTCATTACCGAGAAGATCGCGGATCGTTTGCGCGAGCTTGGGAATGCGACGCCGCTGGTGAGCATCGAAGGCCGCGAAATCGTCAGCGACGAACGGCGCGGGCGAAGCGGCGTCTTCAGCAAAACCATGCGCGGGCTGGAGAATTGCCTGCGCGCGCGGCTCCTCACAGGCGTCGCGACCAGCGTGTGCCAGACGAACATCGACGAGTTGCTCACGGAGGAATGGCTTCGCGAACTGATCCGCCGGGGCGTCCATTACGTCTGGTACCACTCGTACCGTCCGGTCGGCCCGAAACCGAATTTCCAACTCGCCCTGCGTCCGGACCAGCTCGTGCGTACCCGCCGCTTCGTCGTCGAGATGCGCGCGAAAGTGCCCATCGCGATTATCGACGCTTACTACGACGACCGCGGGCAGGCGCTGTGTCCGATGGCGACCGGCATCAGCCACCACATCAGTCCGCGCGGCGATATCGAGCCGTGTCCCATTCTGCAGTTCGCGGTGGAAAATATCCGCGACGAGCGCGGCTTGTTCGAGACCATGCGCCAATCTTCTTTCTTGCGCGACTTTCGAGAGCTTCCGGCCAAAGCCACGCGCGGCTGCGTCGTCCTGGAACGGCCCGACCTGGTCAGGGAACTCGTTCTCAAGCACGGCGCCCGCGACACGACGGCGCGCGGCACAGCCATGGCGGAATTGGAAGCCATGACGCCGCGGTTCAGCCAATGGTTGCCGGGCGAAGAAGTGCCGGAAAAGCATTGGATGTACAAACTGGCGAAGCGATTTTGGTTCAACGATTTCGACGCTTACGCTCGGGCAGAGCACGATGCGACTGCCTCGGCCAAGGCTAAAGAGTTGATGGAATTTGACGATGAACAAGATGTGGGACGCGTGATGGGGACCTTGGACAAAGGTTAG